In a single window of the Platichthys flesus chromosome 5, fPlaFle2.1, whole genome shotgun sequence genome:
- the LOC133954381 gene encoding zinc finger protein Aiolos-like isoform X1 — protein MMNTDKHPEFASHEGDRMDFCSDTADMRSQEEEEEKEDSFYGENGIQCVEDGIDLCAIKTEAEEMEDNEQYLKAEKERQIVPKEEAEGASEDGMEEGLDEERTEDDNDEDREGDGDEEGDALNEPQDLSLVDYSRYDSAALQDAHAAEESAEGPRIQATGKLNCDICGLSCVSINVLLVHKRSHTGERPFHCTQCGASFTQKGNLLRHIKLHSGEKPFKCPMCSYACRRRDALSGHLRTHSVEKPFKCNHCSRSYKQRSSLEEHRERCHVYIQSKGPAEREDSHTSRNQMGTERALLLDRLASNVAKRKSSMPQKFTGDNGVCLDLSFNRELVHQTDVKDPLGGSPGPDGQHQQQPILTGPEGDAAPSHRPYPIPLGRNDINHLGLTNGHKMGMSLLGLHHNAQQPLCMDSFHNDSSQMSQPVMYSLGHLLGGLNRQNGVPHPHAQSIPLSPMEALRVARAEGEAGTGAAYPCSHCRVIFLDYVMFTIHMGCHGFRDPLECNVCGHRSQDRYEFSSHIARGEHRLELK, from the exons ATgatgaacacagacaaacatcctGAATTTGCCTCCCATGAGGGAGACAGGATGG ACTTTTGCAGTGATACTGCAGATATGAGgtcacaggaagaggaagaagagaaggaggacagCTTTTACGGCGAAAATGGGATACAGTGCGTTGAAGATGGGATAGATCTGT GTGCGATAAAAACTGAGGCAGAGGAAATGGAAGATAACGAGCAGTATCTCAAGgctgaaaaagaaagacagattgtaccaaaagaggaagcagagggggCCAGTGAGGACGGCATGGAGGAAGGACTTGATGAGGAAAGGACAGAGGACGACAATGATGAGGACAGGGAGGGGGACGGGGATGAAGAGGGTGATGCCCTGAATGAGCCGCAGGACCTGTCGCTGGTGGACTACTCCCGTTACGACAGCGCGGCCCTGCAAGACGCCCACGCAGCAGAAGAGTCTGCAGAGGGGCCCCGCATTCAGGCAACAGGCAAGCTCAACTGTGACATCTGTGGCCTGTCCTGCGTCAGCATCAACGTACTGCTGGTGCACAAACGCAGCCACACGG gTGAGAGACCATTCCACTGCACCCAGTGCGGGGCCTCCTTCACCCAGAAGGGAAACCTGCTTCGCCACATCAAACTGCACTCCGGGGAGAAGCCTTTCAAATGCCCCATGTGCAGCTACGCCTGCCGCCGACGCGACGCTCTGAGCGGGCACCTGCGCACCCATTCTG TGGAAAAGCCCTTTAAGTGCAACCACTGCAGTCGCAGCTACAAGCAGCGCAGCTCTCTTGAAGAACACAGAGAAAGGTGCCATGTGTACATTCAGAGCAAAGGCCCTGCTGAGAGAG AGGACAGCCACACATCCAGGAATCAGATGGGCACTGAGCGTGCTCTGCTGCTTGACAGGCTCGCAAGCAACGTAGCCAAACGAAAGAGTTCGATGCCACAGAAGTTCACCG GCGACAATGGTGTCTGCCTGGACCTGAGCTTTAACAGGGAGCTGGTCCACCAAACTGATGTCAAGGACCCCCTGGGAGGATCTCCGGGGCCCGACGGCCAACATCAGCAACAACCAATCCTCACAGGCCCAGAAGGCGACGCGGCTCCCTCCCACAGGCCCTACCCCATCCCATTAGGTCGCAATGACATCAACCATCTGGGCCTCACCAACGGCCACAAGATGGGCATGTCCCTCCTGGGCCTCCATCACAACGCCCAGCAACCCCTTTGCATGGACTCATTCCACAATGACAGCTCCCAAATGTCCCAGCCCGTCATGTACAGCCTAGGACACCTGCTGGGAGGGCTGAACCGCCAGAACGGCGTCCCTCACCCACATGCCCAGTCCATCCCCTTGTCACCAATGGAGGCTTTGCGAGTGGCCCGGGCTGAGGGGGAGGCAGGAACGGGGGCAGCTTACCCCTGCAGCCACTGCAGGGTGATTTTCCTGGACTATGTCATGTTCACCATCCACATGGGATGCCACGGCTTCCGCGACCCACTGGAGTGCAATGTGTGTGGCCACCGCAGCCAGGACCGTTACGAGTTCTCTTCACACATAGCCCGTGGCGAGCACCGCTTAGAATTGAAGTAA
- the LOC133954381 gene encoding zinc finger protein Aiolos-like isoform X2 has product MRSQEEEEEKEDSFYGENGIQCVEDGIDLCAIKTEAEEMEDNEQYLKAEKERQIVPKEEAEGASEDGMEEGLDEERTEDDNDEDREGDGDEEGDALNEPQDLSLVDYSRYDSAALQDAHAAEESAEGPRIQATGKLNCDICGLSCVSINVLLVHKRSHTGERPFHCTQCGASFTQKGNLLRHIKLHSGEKPFKCPMCSYACRRRDALSGHLRTHSVEKPFKCNHCSRSYKQRSSLEEHRERCHVYIQSKGPAEREDSHTSRNQMGTERALLLDRLASNVAKRKSSMPQKFTGDNGVCLDLSFNRELVHQTDVKDPLGGSPGPDGQHQQQPILTGPEGDAAPSHRPYPIPLGRNDINHLGLTNGHKMGMSLLGLHHNAQQPLCMDSFHNDSSQMSQPVMYSLGHLLGGLNRQNGVPHPHAQSIPLSPMEALRVARAEGEAGTGAAYPCSHCRVIFLDYVMFTIHMGCHGFRDPLECNVCGHRSQDRYEFSSHIARGEHRLELK; this is encoded by the exons ATGAGgtcacaggaagaggaagaagagaaggaggacagCTTTTACGGCGAAAATGGGATACAGTGCGTTGAAGATGGGATAGATCTGT GTGCGATAAAAACTGAGGCAGAGGAAATGGAAGATAACGAGCAGTATCTCAAGgctgaaaaagaaagacagattgtaccaaaagaggaagcagagggggCCAGTGAGGACGGCATGGAGGAAGGACTTGATGAGGAAAGGACAGAGGACGACAATGATGAGGACAGGGAGGGGGACGGGGATGAAGAGGGTGATGCCCTGAATGAGCCGCAGGACCTGTCGCTGGTGGACTACTCCCGTTACGACAGCGCGGCCCTGCAAGACGCCCACGCAGCAGAAGAGTCTGCAGAGGGGCCCCGCATTCAGGCAACAGGCAAGCTCAACTGTGACATCTGTGGCCTGTCCTGCGTCAGCATCAACGTACTGCTGGTGCACAAACGCAGCCACACGG gTGAGAGACCATTCCACTGCACCCAGTGCGGGGCCTCCTTCACCCAGAAGGGAAACCTGCTTCGCCACATCAAACTGCACTCCGGGGAGAAGCCTTTCAAATGCCCCATGTGCAGCTACGCCTGCCGCCGACGCGACGCTCTGAGCGGGCACCTGCGCACCCATTCTG TGGAAAAGCCCTTTAAGTGCAACCACTGCAGTCGCAGCTACAAGCAGCGCAGCTCTCTTGAAGAACACAGAGAAAGGTGCCATGTGTACATTCAGAGCAAAGGCCCTGCTGAGAGAG AGGACAGCCACACATCCAGGAATCAGATGGGCACTGAGCGTGCTCTGCTGCTTGACAGGCTCGCAAGCAACGTAGCCAAACGAAAGAGTTCGATGCCACAGAAGTTCACCG GCGACAATGGTGTCTGCCTGGACCTGAGCTTTAACAGGGAGCTGGTCCACCAAACTGATGTCAAGGACCCCCTGGGAGGATCTCCGGGGCCCGACGGCCAACATCAGCAACAACCAATCCTCACAGGCCCAGAAGGCGACGCGGCTCCCTCCCACAGGCCCTACCCCATCCCATTAGGTCGCAATGACATCAACCATCTGGGCCTCACCAACGGCCACAAGATGGGCATGTCCCTCCTGGGCCTCCATCACAACGCCCAGCAACCCCTTTGCATGGACTCATTCCACAATGACAGCTCCCAAATGTCCCAGCCCGTCATGTACAGCCTAGGACACCTGCTGGGAGGGCTGAACCGCCAGAACGGCGTCCCTCACCCACATGCCCAGTCCATCCCCTTGTCACCAATGGAGGCTTTGCGAGTGGCCCGGGCTGAGGGGGAGGCAGGAACGGGGGCAGCTTACCCCTGCAGCCACTGCAGGGTGATTTTCCTGGACTATGTCATGTTCACCATCCACATGGGATGCCACGGCTTCCGCGACCCACTGGAGTGCAATGTGTGTGGCCACCGCAGCCAGGACCGTTACGAGTTCTCTTCACACATAGCCCGTGGCGAGCACCGCTTAGAATTGAAGTAA